Below is a window of Nicotiana tabacum cultivar K326 chromosome 19, ASM71507v2, whole genome shotgun sequence DNA.
gtttttaaggagaagtagaagcagttttggaaaagtagaaaaaatagtttcattccaaaaacacttttgagaaaaatacacttcgaactaatttttaaaaatttgaccaaacaataattgctgctcagaagtacttttcaaattaattaaccaaacacaaactatttcttactaaaagtacttttgagaaaaaatacttctcaaaataagctgattttataAGCTTGACCAAACATGCTATTAGGCAGTTTGTTACTAAAAAAGAGTAGATTCTACTAAAATATATCTTGTAATATGACTCAAATTGCAAATACATGCCATGTATATTTAAATTTAACGCTTAACCTATCATTAGGAATTCTTACACAACTATTAATTTGTTGGGATAATTTTGGAGACCTCCCTCCAAGTTTGGTTACGAAACACTAACTTCCTGGTTTACAATATTACACTAACCTCCCCGTTTTAATTTCATTGTAACAACTTATTGAAAACTAATTACAATTTGACTAATTTATCCCTTCTTTACTATTTGGCCAATTCTCCCATTAGTTTCAATTCTTTGCCTCTCTATATTCGTGAGTCTTAGCAGAATAGCCCTAAAATCTATTGTACACTTCTGACGTGAATGAAATTGAGGTCTGGAAGCACAAAGGATTGAATAATAATTGGGAGCTcttttaattcttaaaatagtttttttctaaattagaatatgaactttccATCCAACCATGGCCAAAATGACATTTTCAAAAATTAATGAAAGTTGAGTGATTTAGGCAGAAAAGTTAGTTTGATGACTCTCCAGCAATAATATTTATAGTTCGATGACTACCATGCAATTAACCCTTATTTCTTAGGTAAAAGAAATTGCTATAAATATATactaatataaatattttttgaacaaggtactttaaaaaataaattaaaaaatagaagCCAAACAAAAACAGATTAGAAAAAAGACGGGGAACATtttaaatggaaaaagaaaaaaagaaaccaAATGGGATCGGATCCAAGGGCATTCCAAGGTCTAAACGGGTCAACCAGCCAAAACCCCAAATGGATCCAaaattcttcaaaccattgaTCTAAGTTTTAACACACGTTGAAGCTCTTCTAATGGCGGAATTGCTCTTCGCATATCCCCAGTACCAATATCAGCGGTAACGCTCATTAGCAAGAGGCCCATTATTAATGGTTCGATTAAGATCAATTTTGCTATTTATTCTGCTCTTTAAGAGCTTCGGGTCTATTATTATTGCCGAACAAAGTGAAGAAGAGTTCTCAGAAGCACTGTTGTTGAGGCCATTACCAGATCGTAAAGTGTTGGCGCATTTTCACTTCGAAAGTAAAATCCCCCCAACTCGCACTCATGGCCCCCACCACAGTCTCTTCCCCAAATCCATTTATCAGCTGGTACTCTTTCAATTTGGGCTTCTTATTATCTCAATGAATATTGTTTGATTTTATTTAGTTTCGTATTGGCATTTTTTAGCTCTGTATATGGTAGGGCACGAGGAGGAAAAATCATATGCTTAGAAAGAATGCTAACATAGCACAATGAAAGTAAAGGGTCTATGTAGGAATACTAACTAGTCGAGATTAAGGTGTACTTGGTATTGTTATATTTGCGTTAGTTCCCGTATTTGTCAGTTTTGTTTAGTTCTTAGTATGCCGGTGTAGAGATAAGCGTGAGATTTAAGAACTTTTAACTTTAACGAAGCCTTCATTTACCTTGAAAGACGAAATTAGAATGAAAATGGGACCGAATAGAGCTGAATGGATACAGAGGATTCACATGGCCAGTCCCAATTAGTTAGGATTGAGGCGTAATTAATTGATTGATTGATATTCTAGAAGAGTTGTATATCTAGACAATTAATATGGAAGATGGGTACCCTTCCATAAGGGATATGATAAGTAATTAGATGAAATCTGACACCAAGGAAACATGCAATTcgtgttttatttctttttgattCTGAAAAGTTTTATGTATAAGTGCTGAAGTGGGGTGAGTGTTGGACTGAGCTATGCGTGCTTGAGTAATTGAGCATGTACTCTAGTTTATTTTTCATTCAGGTCTAGCAGTTGATTGCATAAAAATATAATACTCATTGTGTGATTAGGTTCATAAATTTAGAGTTCGAGAAATGGAGCTGTCCTTCACACAAGGTCGCTGGAATTATGGACGCTGGGGTGGATACGACCCCATTTCAAGTAGAAATGCGAAGCCACCTGGAGTTGAACTGTGGGCTACTTTTGATGTTCCACAACATCAGGTCGACGCTTCTTGGAGAAATTTAACCCATGCtctttcagggctcttttgtgcttccATTAACTTCCTAGAGTCATCAACTGCATATTCTGCTCCTCAGTGGAGCTTCAAGTCATTTGCTGCAAATGTCAGGTACGGCACATTGCCCCGTGAGGCTGTTTGCACAGAGAACCTCACTCCATGGCTAAAGTTGCTTCCTTGCCGAGACAAAGCTGGGCTTTCTGCATTGATGGACAGACCTTCTATCTACCGAGGATTTTATCACTCTCAGAGATTGCATTTGGTCTCGAATGAATTTGATCTAGCTGAAGCAAGTTCCGGAATGGTGCTTGAACAGACACTTACCGTTGTTCTTCAACCGGTTACTTTAGGAAGTGGCATGACATCATCTGTTGGCTCAATACGACAGCCAAGTTGGTCATTGAGCTCGTTGTTTGGACGAAAAGTTAGTGGAAGGTGTGTTCTTTCAAATACTAGTAATGTGTATGTCCAATTAGAGCCAAATTTGGTGTCAGAGTTGAAGAGTACTTCAGAGATGCAACAAGAATCTGATGTTAAGAATTTGATATCTCAAGCTTGGAGTGACATGAGCTTTGAAATGTCTGATTCCCCAGTTAGGGTAGTTAAAGAAGTTTATGGCTTTCACAAGGAGTCATCCCTTCTATATGAATATTCTCTAGCAAATAGCAGTGATTCAAGGCCATTTGACTTGGAGTTCAGGTGGAAGCATCCCGTGACATGGTCATCTCAACTGGCACCTTTGCAGGCTAGCAGGTTCCTTATGGGAAGTGGGAATGAAAGGGGTGCAATAGCCATCTCCTTGAAATCTGTAGGAAGAAGTGAGTATACCGATTCTTCTGAAGATGAGGAAGGAAGATGCTCGTTACGCGTTGATGTGTTCCAAGTTGTGCCTTGGTATGTCAAGGTTTATTTCCACACGCTCAAAGTGTATCTGGATGAACGTCTGCATAGTTTAGCAGATGTCGTAGAAAGGACAAATGTCTCGCCTTCTGAAGACAAGGTTTCTCCTGGGCTAATGGAAATAGCATTGCGATTTCCCTGTGATGTGAACTCGGTGATATTGACATTGGAGTTTGATAAGGTATGTATTGCCTTTTCCAGTTTATCTAGAATAAATTTGTTGATATGTAATTTTGGGTGTACTAAAGAACAATGGTCAGCTAGGATGGCTATCTAATTAtctcaatatatatattttttattttcttgataaggagctATCTAATCATCTCATTTTGGGACTTATTGTATAGGAGATTGGTAATTATAGAGTATAAACATGACTCATTTGGAGTATCTGTATGGAAAATTTGCAAGTATAGACATAATTCATTGTGGCAAATCTGGCTTCACATGAATATTTGTACTTGAAGTAAAGACAAACTACCTTATAAGTTGATTTGATGTCAGATGCTGTTCAGCCTTTCTGTAGTCTTAAATTTTTAAACTACTTTTTATCTGCTTGTGTGATTATCTTGTAAAGCTGTTTGGGCCAGGGATGGTTATTTGTAAACCGAAACGGTGCTATTTCCAATTTCTTGTTCTATATCTCTGTGGAATTGACCAAGGTATATGTGGGTCCTAGATTATTTTGAATCTAATGGAACAGGCAGAAAGCAAATTGATGTATATTAGCACCAGTGATCGACCGGTTTAACTTTACCTTTATTTCTTTGGATTTCTTCACAGGGTTTTCTTCACATCGATGAGTATCCTCCAGATGCTAATCAGGGTTTTGACATTCCATCAGCTTTAATCAGGTTTCCCGAGATCAAAACAAAGCTGCATTTATTTGAGGATAAATCTGCTTGCAAGTCACCTCTCATATCCAAGCTACAGGTACCAATTGGTATTGTTATGTAATATGATATTGTAATGAATATGCATTGCATCCTATTGAGCATCTATTTCTTTCCAGGAAGAAAGCCCTGTTCTATGGTACACAGAAGTATTGCTTGTACCCTTGACCACTCCTGATTTTAGCATGCCATACAATGTCATCACAATTACATGCACTGTATTTGCTCTATATTTTGGATCACTTCTTAACGCACTACGTAGGCGTGTCGAAGAGGAGGAGAGGCTTCTGAAAAGTAAAGGTAAATTTCTCTCTGGGAATATAACTATCATGTTGCTTTAATTCTGATAAGTAGAGTGCACAGCTCACTGGGATTCTACTGGATGGTGAAACCGTGAAAGTAGTCTTTCTCAGTTGGATTTGCATGGATGTATATTTTACTCCACTCAGTTGTCTTAATATCTTTAAAGTTTCTGGTAATGAAAGCAAAAGATATTTACCAACTTGCTACCTGATAAAAAAGGATATATTACCAACTTGCTGGAATTaaggcttattgttgttgtttcatttacaCCGTGCTGGTGTTTGCCAAGCTTATTCTTACTCTGGTCAATATTTATATGTCAGTGTAGGGCTAAAGGGTGGGATTGGAGAATCTGTAGTCCTAGAAAATCCTTATTTTCCTTAAATGACAAACTATGTATTACTGGAATGGATATGGATACAACATAATGAACGCAGCGAATTCACATAGCTTACCACTATTAATTTGATGTGGGAACGTTGTTGATATTGGTCGAGTTCAAGTTTCAGATATTGATCTTGATGTTTGTTTTATTTAGCAGCagaatgaaatgaacaagaaagagacAGATGCTCCATATAACTTACACCAACTAATTTAAATGAAGTTGGTTGATATAACAATTGGGCAATAAAGTGTGTTTCAGATGTTGATGTTTGTTTCTGCCTGGTTGCAGCTACCAAGGACAGTGGTCCAATAGGCGTGCTATTGTCCAAACTATCAGCTAAATTGAGGGGAAAACCGCTGGAACCACCGAAATCGTCCACATTGTCATCATCAAAAGTCAGTTATAAGCTGATTCTCAGAGTGATACTGGTGGCGGGTATTGCTGCTGCTTGGCAGTACTTTGGATAACCTCCAAATGAAGCTACATAAAGAGGTTTTGTACAATATGTTGCATGATTCCACGGGACTAATAGCATAGATTTTATGAATCAACCTCAAGCTTCCTTATGTAGGATTGAGCATTGTATCATTCAATTAATTGTCAACCGCATTTGTGTACGATTAGCTTTTAGCTTTTAGCTTTACATGTCCCTCTGAGTGATTGCTGAAGAACTGAAAACCGTAGTGCTAATGAGGTTAGGATAGGTCTACTATGTCgagttcccttttttttttttttttttttttttttttatttatgtatgTTCCCGTATCTCGCATCCCCTACTTTTTTATTATCAGGTACCAGTATCTTCTGACCCTTATAACTAGGGATGACAAATGGGCGGGGCCGGATGTTGGCGGATCGAAGACAGTAACACAGAAAATGGATAAAATATCCGGCCTGAGCCATATTTAAGATGGATAGAAAATGTGTTAACTGGTAGATAATATGAGTATTCATATTATCCATATCTTTTTGaatatgattacttttgggagaatttttatTCTTTCAAATTTGAGTAATTCTCAATTTTAGTCTTtgtaaatataaaagttaaaaccAATTGGTTATTCATTGGTTAAGTGGATAGTATCTTATCCTTATTTGactcatttttaaaaagtttattatacCATTCATTTCTTAACGGATAATATGaatggataattatttttttaattcatttttccaCCACAACTTGTAACTAAGAAATGTTTCGAAAGGTAGGTTAAATAGACAAGTACCCTCTTGctctattaaataaatttaaacttttgaaaaaaaagattTGCGTCTGAAATGTAGTGGCTAAATACCACAACGGCAGGTGGTAATGTGGTCTTCAAATACTACAAATTTAATTATATGGTGAATAatgtaggcatcgagaaaaggaAAAAGCCATCTCACCTATCAGAAACTAGTGTTGTACATAAGTCGGGTTAGTTtagattttttaattaccaaaccaaaccaattgcgccaggttattaaatctaaagatcaaaccaaaccaataaaagtcgaattttttaatctcgattttttcgaattttcggatttttccattttttcccttcataaagtcttcatagcataaaacATAAAATTtctgctccaaatatttctttaaatcCTAGTAAGACAGAACTAAATAAGGTATTTTTCGAGAAAATGACATAAAATATtcatggcattgtactaaaatattcaacaataaagataataaaatcgcataaaataaatattattaataaaccataATAAAAATGAACACAATCTAAAATTACTAAGTTgttaaaataagtacgactaataagtactactattatttacatgacttaacactaaaaaaaataagttattatacattttatctaaactatgaaaaaaccaaaaaatagatatccaacactattctCATTTCTAGTACAAttaaattgaatttcttttgttagcattagtattgatttgattttaatttgGGATTTCTTTGAGTTACtaatatttatggactataaaacttatttgagtattcaaaaattataattccaagcttgaaataatacgttaaaagataaaactatgaaaaagtttaagaaatatttataaactacgctacaataaatatttttatatattaaatatattaaaaacttCTATACATGTAATGtcaggttggtttggtttcggtttgactttttttagttaaaaccaaaccaatcccaacaccaaaccaaatcaaaccgaaccatagtcgggttttttttctcggtttgactcggattatcggtttgattcggtttgtcggtttcctttgtacacccctgtCAAAAACTACAAAGGACAAGTCATAATCTACGTTGACAAACTCAAGAAAGGCTTTTCCCACATTAAAATTTTGTCATCAACTACTTTAACCCACTAGCAAGGATTTACAGGTGTGAGTACAATGGTAACAATGCCTTCAATATACAACCTGCTAACACAGTCAGTATTTGGTTAAACTATCTTATTCTCTTGAAAAGGGCAGTTACAACCATCTCATCATCTCTAATCCTTTTCAGCTTTTCACTAGCCAAACTGCATACAAGTGGCTTATCTGAAATAGCCTTATGAAAATCAACTTCTCTCTCTCTTATACCTGAAGTTACACCAGAAACAATCATTCTGAGTAGAAATGAAGAGATAGGATACTACTGTCCACGGAATTGAGATACAAGACATAATTAAGCCTATTCCATTGTAGCAAATTACCTGAATCACATTCATATGTTTTTATTCTCTTCAACAGACCAGAATCTTCCAAACACAGCTTCCTTTTTAGGTTCAATGCCACTCCTGCACAACCAAAGTTATATAAGATGGCTAATATAGCTTACTTCATGGAGAGGAATGTCTAAATCTTTCATTACCTCTAGTGCTTTCCTTAAATTTCTTTCTACTGAGGGAGTTGATTTCCTCAAGATGTTTCTCTCTCTCACCATTGAGTTCCTTCTTGCATAGCACTCCCTTTTCAACTTCTGTTGGACTATGTGATCCTGCACGATAACATTCACATTCAACAACAGGAAATACTTTAATGTAACCTGAGGGAAAGCAGGAGAATGGTGGTGGGAGGTAAATAAGCACACACATGACTGCTCAATTCAACAGTTAAAGTTTTTGCTTCATATTACGAGAACAAGTTGCAGCAGGGCTCTCCATGATTGCAGCAGAACAGATGGCTCCATCCTTCAAAATGATATCAAGTCCCGAAATATATGCCCCTTGataatcctttttctttttacatGCATTTACTCACCAATCAACCTTCAACTTTGAGGTAGTAGGTGACGGACTTATAGAGAAGTTCTGTTGACAGACTAATAGCTTGGAAGCAGCAATGCAGAAAAACATGCATCATTTATTCAATTCTGCAATTTACAGCATAACATGTACTAGCAGTGTTTCCTTTTCATAGCAGGTTCAAAAATATTCCCCTTGCGCACATTCAAGCCAAGGTAGGAGATGCTTATGGAGTAGCACACTTAGGAAACATCAACTTGAGTGACATTCAGTCAACCTAATAGCTTGAGTGGAACATAATATATTGTCATATTTTCTTAATGTCATCCATTAGTTATATTGATGAATAAAAAATGTTAAGGCATCATCGCCATCGATCCGCATTCCTTCAATCTAAAAGCTTATGGGAACTAATCAAATGCATCCTATGTTTTGAAGTCACAAATAAGAGAAAAGGCAAAATCAACACATCTGTATACAAGATTTATAAGGCTATGGACCAATGGATTAGAGTAAAAGAAAATCCATTTTTGATCCCGTTATCTACAAACCAATGAAGCTTGATAACTCATCTACAAAGCCCAGTAAAGTAATATTTTGCAAAACTTAAACCTTTTTGAATAATCAAACTGAACTTTTCAGCAATATGCATGCTATAAATTAAAGGTTTTACTTCTGCACAAAAGATCCAATACTATCAAAAAAGTATTGCCTGTATTTACCGGTAACATTAGTAGCCCTAAAAATCTACCGCTGTTTGTAGCTTTATCTTATTTGTGGTTTCTCCCAGCAAAACCTAAGATGTCTATGAACATTGAAACAGAATTTTCATCTACGGCAATCAATTTCTTGACGATTAAATAATCCAACCCTCCATATTCTCAACAATCACTACTTCCATAAAGCACAAGTAAACATATGTCTCTGTGTGTGCGCGCGCGTATGTTGTGTGTATCAACAACACAGACCTGCTGATAAGGAAGAGCCAATCAAACTTTCGGAACTCCCAATATTTTGCATGTTAACTATAGAACCCATCAAACCTATAAGACCAAATTTTTTACACGTGACATGAGGCTAAATCAAAGAAGCCCCGTCAAATTGTTTGATAAAATTGACGTTGTTATATATTGAAATGGAAAATATAACAACGCAAATTTTATCAAACAATTGGTGTTGTTATATATAGGACTTGCTATACTGTTTATAGCCTAAATATAAAGTAATAAGACATTCTCATGATTCCCATATAGACCCTATCCTGGTTCAGCCTAAAAATAGAACTCAATATTTGATTTTCCATTTATTATTTTTGCAGAATTAAACAATATGTGTTTCATCTATCCAACAATTTAAGCTTTTCAATGAAAAGTTCACTCAGTTTGATCTGTTACAGGAGCTGGTAAAGGTTTGAACTTACTGCTACCCATTGCCAAAAATATTTTGAACTCAACCAAcctcccccccaccccccacccatACCCCTACAAAAAAATCAAGTCTGAGTGATGAAGACCCAAATTAAAAAAATCGAAACTCGGTTCAAATTTTACATAGCCGAATTCAGGATTTGAACTCCATGAGTTTGAGTTCGAAATTCTACCATAGCTCATttgattatattgtgtatttatttaataaatttttaaacaCAGACAAAATTTGAGTCAAAGTTACTAGGTCGGATGAACACACAACTTGTACGCTACGTCCGCCCTTGCTATTATATAAAGCTAAAGttcaacaaagaagaaagaagtgaacatgaaaagaaaaaagaagcaatgAGATAAGAAAAGGGGCTTACTTTTGGAACCAATTTTAGAGAGCTTTCCTTCAACAATGAGAGCGCGAGAATCAGAGTCACCAATGGACAACCCACGAGCAGAGAAGAACGAAAGAAGGGAATTCCACGTAACAGAGGAAGCAATAAGATCAACCCCTCTACTAATAAAGTGACCATTTAGCTTTATAGTTACTGGGTCAAGCCCAAAAACACGTGCAATGAAACCAAGATCAAGTCTTTGGTCTTCCCAAGCTATGATTGCTACTATCTTTGGTAGAGAAGGACAGAACAGCTTTATTACTCTCTTCTTATCAATATCATCCCCTCTACTCATCTTTCTTGGAATTTTTATCAGTTTTATAATAACCCTTGTTTTTCTGTATTCGTTTCTGTAGATA
It encodes the following:
- the LOC107788253 gene encoding uncharacterized protein LOC107788253, with protein sequence MVRLRSILLFILLFKSFGSIIIAEQSEEEFSEALLLRPLPDRKVLAHFHFESKIPPTRTHGPHHSLFPKSIYQLVHKFRVREMELSFTQGRWNYGRWGGYDPISSRNAKPPGVELWATFDVPQHQVDASWRNLTHALSGLFCASINFLESSTAYSAPQWSFKSFAANVRYGTLPREAVCTENLTPWLKLLPCRDKAGLSALMDRPSIYRGFYHSQRLHLVSNEFDLAEASSGMVLEQTLTVVLQPVTLGSGMTSSVGSIRQPSWSLSSLFGRKVSGRCVLSNTSNVYVQLEPNLVSELKSTSEMQQESDVKNLISQAWSDMSFEMSDSPVRVVKEVYGFHKESSLLYEYSLANSSDSRPFDLEFRWKHPVTWSSQLAPLQASRFLMGSGNERGAIAISLKSVGRSEYTDSSEDEEGRCSLRVDVFQVVPWYVKVYFHTLKVYLDERLHSLADVVERTNVSPSEDKVSPGLMEIALRFPCDVNSVILTLEFDKGFLHIDEYPPDANQGFDIPSALIRFPEIKTKLHLFEDKSACKSPLISKLQEESPVLWYTEVLLVPLTTPDFSMPYNVITITCTVFALYFGSLLNALRRRVEEEERLLKSKATKDSGPIGVLLSKLSAKLRGKPLEPPKSSTLSSSKVSYKLILRVILVAGIAAAWQYFG
- the LOC107788251 gene encoding uncharacterized protein LOC107788251; amino-acid sequence: MSRGDDIDKKRVIKLFCPSLPKIVAIIAWEDQRLDLGFIARVFGLDPVTIKLNGHFISRGVDLIASSVTWNSLLSFFSARGLSIGDSDSRALIVEGKLSKIGSKRSHSPTEVEKGVLCKKELNGEREKHLEEINSLSRKKFKESTRGVALNLKRKLCLEDSGLLKRIKTYECDSGIREREVDFHKAISDKPLVCSLASEKLKRIRDDEMVVTALFKRIR